The Tepidibacter aestuarii genome contains a region encoding:
- a CDS encoding HD-GYP domain-containing protein, with protein sequence MKFKFNDFLISISKVLDFIEIDILSVETNHLKRVAYVSLKLAQYFNLTVEEQIDTVSFSILHDNGLTQTLLNNKIRYDDLKEFYLRESFKDHCIIGEKNVRLFPFLTKHKNIIKYHHETYDGKGFFKIKGDNIPLIAQFIAFADYIDFVFKYKKVDDEKKEKIIEYIEDQRNKRFNAKIVDAFVEISNEDGFWELLNDDNVEKTLKSEVPLYEQNTDIDEILKIMNVFSKIIDSKSQFTQKHSDGLAKKIHKMCENYDYDHHEKIKLVIAGKLHDIGKLAIPIEILDKPKKLDNEELLIMKKHSYYTNICLSNIDGFEDIARWASNHHEKLNGTGYPKGLKADDLDFNSRLVACLDIYQALTEERPYKKSFSHKEAIGILKSMALNNEIDGDITNDIDKVFKLG encoded by the coding sequence ATGAAGTTCAAGTTTAATGATTTTTTGATTAGTATATCTAAAGTATTAGATTTTATAGAAATAGATATATTGTCGGTAGAGACAAACCATTTAAAGAGAGTTGCTTATGTATCACTAAAACTAGCACAATATTTTAATTTGACTGTAGAAGAGCAAATAGATACAGTATCATTTAGCATACTTCACGATAATGGTCTTACTCAAACTCTATTAAACAACAAAATAAGATATGATGATTTAAAAGAATTTTATTTAAGAGAATCATTTAAAGATCACTGCATTATCGGTGAGAAAAATGTTAGATTGTTTCCCTTTTTAACTAAACATAAAAATATAATAAAATATCATCATGAAACATACGATGGAAAAGGCTTTTTTAAAATAAAAGGAGATAATATTCCATTAATAGCTCAATTTATAGCTTTTGCAGACTATATAGATTTTGTGTTCAAATATAAAAAAGTAGACGATGAAAAGAAAGAAAAGATTATAGAATATATAGAAGATCAAAGAAATAAAAGGTTTAATGCTAAAATAGTAGATGCGTTTGTAGAAATATCAAATGAAGATGGATTTTGGGAATTATTAAATGATGATAATGTAGAAAAAACATTAAAGTCAGAGGTTCCTTTATATGAACAAAACACAGATATAGATGAAATTTTAAAAATTATGAATGTATTTTCAAAGATAATAGATAGCAAGTCTCAATTTACACAAAAACACAGTGATGGATTGGCAAAGAAAATACATAAGATGTGCGAAAACTATGATTATGATCATCATGAGAAAATAAAGCTGGTTATAGCTGGAAAATTACACGATATAGGGAAACTTGCAATACCTATAGAAATACTAGACAAACCCAAAAAACTGGATAATGAAGAACTATTAATAATGAAAAAGCATTCATACTATACTAATATATGTCTTTCTAATATAGATGGCTTTGAGGATATAGCAAGATGGGCATCAAATCATCATGAAAAATTAAACGGAACAGGTTATCCTAAAGGACTTAAAGCAGATGATTTAGATTTTAATTCAAGGCTCGTAGCTTGTCTTGATATATATCAAGCTCTTACAGAAGAAAGGCCATACAAAAAATCATTCTCTCACAAAGAAGCTATAGGTATATTAAAAAGTATGGCGCTAAATAATGAAATAGATGGAGATATTACAAATGATATAGATAAAGTTTTTAAACTAGGCTAG
- a CDS encoding GerAB/ArcD/ProY family transporter: MNKNTISDKQGIILMTIFIIGTTSIQVTGIKAKQDVWASLILATLLAMPIIYIYAYINSISNNDDVFNVIKNCFGKSLGNIIILFISLFILQTVCEVLINVAFFITTTGLRETPIYVLLICIMFLCNWIVKEGVEVIGRWSEFFILILVIFLIFTLFFLIKDMDVQNLFPIFSNGFKPIFKGAFDALMFPITQTIVFVFALSSLKNDKSPYKIYFIGLLIGIFFIILISLTNILTLGIDRVMSTYHPTYFSVRKINLGNFFQRLEIISATIFILGAFVKISIYLLAACKGISCVLNCSDYRLISTPISLIIINITYVSFESIIEFWEWTGDLWNYYALVFQIVIPSIIFIGILIKKNVAYKDRC, translated from the coding sequence ATGAATAAAAATACAATTTCAGATAAACAAGGTATAATCCTAATGACTATTTTTATAATAGGTACTACCTCTATTCAAGTCACTGGTATTAAAGCTAAACAAGACGTTTGGGCTTCTTTAATTTTAGCTACTTTATTAGCTATGCCTATTATATATATATATGCTTATATTAATAGTATCTCAAATAATGATGATGTTTTTAATGTTATTAAAAACTGTTTTGGGAAATCATTAGGAAATATAATAATCTTATTTATAAGCCTATTTATACTTCAAACTGTTTGTGAGGTCTTAATAAATGTAGCTTTTTTTATAACTACTACAGGTCTTAGAGAGACCCCTATATACGTTCTTTTAATATGCATAATGTTTTTATGCAACTGGATAGTAAAAGAAGGAGTAGAAGTTATAGGACGATGGTCTGAATTTTTCATATTAATATTAGTAATTTTTCTAATTTTTACTTTGTTTTTCCTTATTAAAGATATGGATGTTCAAAATCTTTTTCCTATATTCAGCAATGGATTTAAACCTATTTTTAAAGGAGCATTTGATGCTCTTATGTTTCCTATTACTCAAACTATAGTTTTTGTATTCGCTCTTTCATCATTAAAAAATGATAAATCACCCTATAAGATATACTTTATAGGGCTGTTAATAGGTATATTTTTTATTATATTAATTTCTTTAACCAACATATTAACCTTAGGTATTGATAGAGTTATGTCTACTTATCATCCTACATATTTTTCTGTTCGCAAAATAAATTTAGGTAATTTTTTTCAAAGACTAGAAATAATCTCTGCTACTATATTTATATTAGGAGCATTCGTTAAAATAAGTATATATTTATTAGCTGCATGTAAAGGTATTTCTTGTGTACTAAATTGTAGTGATTACAGATTAATATCAACACCTATATCACTTATTATAATAAATATAACATATGTATCTTTTGAAAGTATAATAGAGTTTTGGGAGTGGACCGGAGATCTTTGGAATTATTATGCTCTAGTTTTTCAAATTGTAATACCTTCAATTATATTCATAGGTATATTAATTAAAAAGAATGTTGCATATAAAGACAGATGCTAA
- a CDS encoding spore maturation protein, translated as MDFFSNILIPLIILIIIAYGKYKGIDIYDSFIRGAFDGIKTTYKIAPYILGIFLAIGIFKVGYGIEILEAIFEPILKIFSIPKELLSLIIIKPLSGSGTLAIYKDMIPRVGIDTLKEKMGATIVGSSETIFYTMAIYYGNLKIKNIRHTLVCALISHMAGVLASVFICNILFN; from the coding sequence ATGGACTTTTTTTCTAACATATTAATACCACTTATAATACTAATAATAATTGCATATGGAAAATACAAGGGTATAGATATATACGATAGCTTTATAAGAGGTGCATTTGATGGAATAAAAACTACATATAAGATAGCCCCGTACATATTAGGAATATTTTTAGCTATAGGAATATTTAAAGTTGGATATGGAATAGAAATATTGGAAGCCATATTTGAACCTATACTGAAGATATTTAGTATACCTAAGGAACTGTTATCATTAATAATAATAAAACCACTATCTGGGAGTGGAACACTTGCTATATACAAGGATATGATACCAAGAGTAGGAATTGATACATTAAAAGAAAAGATGGGTGCTACAATAGTAGGTTCATCTGAAACAATATTCTATACAATGGCTATATACTATGGGAACTTAAAGATAAAGAATATAAGACATACATTAGTATGCGCTCTTATAAGTCATATGGCAGGGGTTTTAGCATCTGTCTTTATATGCAACATTCTTTTTAATTAA
- a CDS encoding nucleoside recognition domain-containing protein — MNKIWFYMISIGIINSIFMGKLPELNMVIMNEASRGIEFVISLISIMALWMGIMNIAKESGLVDRIGKSLYCVMNKLFPSIPKKSKALSYMIMNMSLNILGASNGATAFGLKAMEELQQINPKKNTATNDMIMFLVINMSSVQLVPFTVLKIRMDEGASNPNEIIITTVIATAVSTIVGIISCKLLQRRY; from the coding sequence ATGAACAAGATTTGGTTTTATATGATTTCTATTGGGATAATAAATAGCATATTTATGGGAAAGCTTCCTGAGCTTAATATGGTAATAATGAATGAAGCTTCAAGGGGAATAGAGTTTGTCATAAGCCTTATAAGCATAATGGCTCTTTGGATGGGAATTATGAACATAGCTAAAGAATCTGGGCTTGTAGATAGAATAGGAAAGTCTTTATATTGTGTTATGAATAAATTGTTTCCATCTATTCCTAAAAAGAGCAAAGCGCTCTCATATATGATAATGAATATGTCTTTAAATATACTAGGAGCTTCTAATGGTGCTACTGCATTTGGGTTAAAGGCAATGGAGGAACTTCAACAGATAAATCCTAAAAAAAACACAGCGACAAACGATATGATAATGTTCTTAGTTATAAATATGTCATCAGTTCAATTAGTTCCATTTACAGTGCTTAAAATAAGAATGGACGAAGGGGCGTCTAATCCAAATGAAATAATAATTACCACCGTAATAGCAACAGCCGTATCTACAATAGTAGGTATAATATCGTGCAAACTGCTTCAAAGGAGGTATTAA
- a CDS encoding MtnX-like HAD-IB family phosphatase — protein MEYIVICDFDGTITIEDTVNSMADKFAGDRWRDLDEMWMSGKYNASEISQKILDMMNTNEIELKEFVRGIDIDPKFKEFIDYIREKCIEFYIISDGFDFNIENILEKNDIEGLMSFSNILQFEGSKLLGVYPNSNEDCKKCGNCKSNLINDINLDNKKVIYIGDGHSDKCASKKADYIFAKKSLADYLRDSEIEFVEFEDFSDVLSGVKSIIS, from the coding sequence GTGGAGTATATAGTTATATGTGATTTTGATGGAACAATAACCATAGAAGATACAGTTAACTCTATGGCAGATAAGTTTGCAGGTGACAGGTGGAGAGACCTTGATGAAATGTGGATGAGTGGAAAGTATAATGCTAGTGAAATAAGCCAAAAAATATTAGACATGATGAATACAAATGAGATAGAGCTTAAAGAATTTGTAAGGGGAATTGATATAGATCCTAAGTTCAAAGAATTTATAGATTATATAAGAGAAAAATGTATAGAGTTTTATATAATAAGCGATGGATTTGATTTTAATATAGAAAATATACTAGAAAAAAATGATATAGAAGGTCTTATGAGTTTTTCTAATATATTACAATTTGAAGGATCAAAACTATTAGGTGTATACCCTAACAGTAATGAAGATTGTAAAAAATGTGGAAATTGTAAGAGTAACTTAATTAATGACATAAACCTTGATAATAAAAAGGTTATATACATAGGAGATGGACACTCTGATAAGTGTGCATCAAAGAAAGCAGACTATATATTTGCTAAAAAATCTCTTGCTGATTATTTAAGAGATAGTGAGATTGAATTTGTTGAGTTTGAGGACTTCTCTGATGTATTGAGTGGAGTTAAAAGTATAATTTCATAA
- a CDS encoding zinc dependent phospholipase C family protein — translation MNILEKYYGKVLHTSFKVINPLKKIIINTHCRVHIFINMQALTILKVNHYTKEYKFFSKHIKTINEGAVWADQDFKSNGHFYHPYKRKGIYGGNNALNLAKNYYNKSIYFWNINKVDKSMFYLGACMHIIQDMTIPQHANIKLLDNHRQFETFVKKHHNSIKELICNKKPIMLSSIDKFVRFNARFSLKMNIKFKNIKNTQQRFYKISKNVLPLAQRTTAGCMVFFYNNVVKKISPDFKV, via the coding sequence TTGAATATATTAGAAAAATATTACGGCAAGGTATTACATACTTCTTTTAAAGTTATTAATCCTTTAAAAAAAATAATAATAAATACGCACTGTAGGGTTCATATATTTATAAACATGCAGGCATTAACTATATTAAAAGTAAATCATTATACTAAAGAATATAAATTCTTTTCAAAGCATATAAAAACCATAAATGAAGGAGCTGTTTGGGCAGATCAAGATTTTAAAAGCAACGGGCATTTTTATCATCCTTATAAAAGAAAAGGAATATATGGTGGCAATAATGCTTTAAATCTTGCAAAGAATTATTATAATAAATCTATATACTTTTGGAATATAAACAAGGTAGACAAATCTATGTTTTATTTAGGTGCGTGTATGCATATAATTCAGGATATGACTATCCCCCAGCATGCTAATATAAAGCTTTTAGATAATCATAGACAGTTTGAAACATTCGTAAAAAAACACCACAATTCAATAAAAGAACTTATATGCAATAAGAAACCTATAATGTTGAGCTCTATAGATAAATTCGTCAGATTCAATGCCAGATTTTCGTTGAAGATGAATATAAAATTCAAAAATATTAAAAATACACAACAGCGATTTTATAAAATATCTAAAAACGTTCTTCCACTAGCTCAAAGAACTACAGCTGGATGTATGGTGTTTTTTTATAATAACGTTGTCAAAAAAATAAGCCCTGATTTTAAAGTATAA
- a CDS encoding nicotinate phosphoribosyltransferase, with product MRNLTLLTDLYQLTMMNGYFNKNVHEDIVVFDMFFRKNPCNGGYTIVCGIQQLVDYINNLKFEENDLEYLKKLNLFSDDFLNLLRNFKFTGDIYSVDEGSVMFPNEPIIRIKAPLYQAQFIETTLLNIINFQSLIATKASRVCFAANGDSVLEFGLRRAQGPDAGLYGARAAIIGGCSGTANVLAGQMFDVPIIGTHAHSWVQKFDSEIESFRAYSSVYPQKALLLVDTYDVLNSGIPNAIKVFKELREKGHEPVGIRLDSGDLEYLSKQAKKMLDEAGFENLSIVASNDLDEYKITHLKNSGAKINSWGVGTKLITSSDCPSLGGVYKLCASDDGNGVVPKIKISEDPEKINNPGYKKVIRIYNKSKKAEADLIILDDEIIDTNKPLTVFHPIHTWKKKTFKNYSIKELLKPLFLNGKCVHEPKSVMDIREFAKQELNTLWNQYRRIESPEVYKVDLSLDLWSLKNEMIKEKKKDSL from the coding sequence ATGAGAAATTTAACTTTACTTACTGACCTATATCAGTTGACTATGATGAACGGTTACTTTAACAAAAATGTCCACGAAGATATAGTTGTATTCGATATGTTTTTTAGAAAAAATCCTTGTAATGGAGGTTATACTATAGTTTGTGGAATTCAGCAACTAGTGGATTACATAAATAATTTAAAATTTGAAGAAAACGATTTAGAGTACCTAAAAAAACTAAATCTATTCTCAGACGATTTCTTAAATTTACTTAGAAATTTTAAATTTACAGGAGATATATATTCAGTCGATGAAGGATCTGTAATGTTTCCTAATGAGCCGATAATAAGAATAAAGGCTCCTTTATATCAAGCTCAATTTATAGAGACTACACTTCTTAATATAATTAACTTTCAATCATTGATAGCTACTAAGGCCTCTCGTGTTTGCTTTGCGGCTAATGGAGACTCTGTGCTTGAATTTGGGCTAAGACGTGCTCAAGGACCTGATGCAGGACTCTATGGAGCTCGTGCTGCTATTATAGGAGGTTGTTCTGGCACTGCAAATGTACTTGCTGGTCAAATGTTTGATGTACCTATTATAGGTACTCACGCTCATAGTTGGGTTCAAAAATTTGATTCTGAAATAGAAAGCTTTAGAGCATACTCTAGTGTATATCCTCAAAAGGCTCTTTTATTAGTAGATACTTACGATGTATTAAATAGTGGTATACCTAATGCTATTAAGGTATTTAAAGAACTTAGAGAAAAAGGTCATGAACCTGTTGGAATAAGGCTTGATTCAGGAGATCTTGAATATTTGTCAAAACAAGCTAAGAAAATGCTAGATGAAGCTGGATTTGAAAATTTATCAATAGTTGCATCAAATGACTTAGATGAATATAAGATAACGCATCTTAAAAATTCAGGAGCTAAGATAAATAGCTGGGGAGTTGGAACAAAACTTATAACATCTAGTGATTGTCCTTCTCTTGGAGGAGTTTATAAGCTTTGTGCTTCTGACGATGGAAATGGAGTTGTTCCTAAGATCAAAATATCTGAAGATCCAGAGAAAATAAATAATCCAGGTTATAAAAAAGTAATTAGAATATATAATAAATCAAAAAAAGCAGAGGCAGATCTTATTATATTAGATGACGAAATTATAGATACAAATAAGCCTCTTACAGTGTTTCATCCTATTCATACTTGGAAAAAGAAAACATTTAAAAATTACTCTATAAAAGAATTATTAAAACCTTTGTTTTTAAACGGAAAATGCGTTCATGAGCCAAAGAGTGTTATGGATATAAGAGAGTTCGCAAAACAAGAACTAAATACATTGTGGAATCAATATAGAAGAATAGAATCTCCAGAAGTATATAAGGTAGATTTATCATTAGACCTTTGGAGTCTTAAAAATGAAATGATAAAGGAAAAGAAAAAAGATAGCTTGTAA
- the trxB gene encoding thioredoxin-disulfide reductase gives MSMVYDLIVIGAGPGGLSAGLYGARAKMNTLIIEKDRTGGQIATTDEVANYPGSIQNATGPSLIARMVEQCDEFGAKRVKDTIEEVEFDGKIKVLKGKKEEYKAKAVVIATGATPRKLNVPGEKELTGKGVTYCATCDGAFFTDLEVFVVGGGDSACEEAMFLTKFARKVTILSRDPQLTAAKSIQAKVLSHDKIEVKWNVEITELKGDGILESMTLKNRETGELTEFEADEEDGTFGVFIFVGFAPQTKLFEGKIELDRGYIPTTSNMETNVDGVYAAGDCRVKMLRQVVTACGDGATATVMAEKYIENNFDEE, from the coding sequence ATGTCTATGGTATATGATTTAATAGTAATAGGAGCTGGACCAGGAGGTTTATCAGCAGGATTATACGGAGCTAGAGCTAAGATGAACACTCTTATAATAGAAAAAGATAGAACTGGTGGACAAATAGCTACTACTGATGAAGTTGCTAACTATCCAGGATCTATACAAAATGCTACTGGACCAAGCTTAATAGCTAGAATGGTAGAGCAATGTGACGAGTTTGGAGCTAAGAGAGTAAAAGACACTATAGAAGAAGTAGAATTCGATGGAAAAATAAAAGTTTTAAAAGGAAAGAAAGAAGAATATAAAGCAAAGGCTGTAGTTATAGCAACTGGAGCTACTCCAAGAAAGCTTAACGTACCTGGAGAAAAAGAGTTAACAGGAAAAGGAGTTACTTATTGTGCTACTTGTGATGGAGCATTCTTTACTGACTTAGAAGTATTCGTAGTTGGTGGAGGAGATTCAGCTTGTGAAGAAGCTATGTTCTTAACTAAGTTTGCAAGAAAAGTAACTATATTATCAAGAGATCCTCAGCTTACTGCTGCAAAATCTATCCAAGCTAAGGTATTAAGCCATGACAAGATAGAGGTTAAGTGGAATGTAGAGATCACTGAGTTAAAAGGTGATGGAATATTAGAGTCTATGACTCTTAAGAATAGAGAAACTGGTGAGCTTACTGAGTTTGAAGCTGATGAAGAAGATGGAACTTTCGGAGTATTCATATTCGTAGGATTTGCACCTCAAACTAAATTATTTGAAGGAAAAATAGAACTAGATCGTGGATATATACCAACTACTTCAAATATGGAGACTAATGTAGACGGAGTATATGCAGCAGGAGATTGTAGAGTTAAAATGTTAAGACAAGTTGTTACTGCTTGTGGAGATGGAGCAACTGCTACAGTAATGGCTGAGAAATATATCGAAAATAATTTTGATGAAGAATAA